From Anopheles darlingi chromosome 2, idAnoDarlMG_H_01, whole genome shotgun sequence, the proteins below share one genomic window:
- the LOC125950552 gene encoding O-phosphoseryl-tRNA(Sec) selenium transferase codes for MNDKTLGSIDKGLVPGNYLSLANDARQERDKQIKILLEKRKLPQDGWSEPMIEYFIQELALLDSNNFPSRCGVGEREARVVCDLVRRRHYNFAHGVGRSGNLTAAQPKAAGSTLMANLTNCLVLDLIRTVGVPNCKKAIVIPLATGMTVMLSLRSVHAHRPKSRYVLWSRVDQQSCFKSILAAGLVPIVVDSLIANGVDSSEPKYATDLATFQAKIEEFGEEQICCILSTTSCFAPRNSDDIMALADLCLRNGIPHIVNNAYGLQSSQLLHQINQAARTGRVDVFVQSTDKNLLVPVGGAIVAGCFDSTIVDAIAGLYPGRASGSQSLDVLMTLLTLGITGYRQLLEQRNTLYKMLLDGMTKIAAKFGEILLPCRNSISIAISLGTFTQTTGCGLEMIGSMLQKRGVSGCRVVNPGQSKSIEDYLFQGWGAHSSLCSVPYLTASAALGVQRSEIDTFLVKLPEVLLKFRSKYMAND; via the exons ATGAATGATAAAACACTCGGATCAATTGACAAGGGGCTCGTTCCGGGGAACTATCTGAGTTTAGCGAACGATGCACGACAGGAGCGTGATAAACAGATAAAAATCCTGCTCGAAAAG CGAAAACTTCCCCAAGACGGATGGAGCGAACCGATGATAGAGTACTTCATACAAGAGCTGGCCCTGCTGGATAGCAATAACTTTCCTTCCCGGTGTGGAGTTGGCGAACGGGAGGCACGTGTAGTTTGTG ATCTTGTTCGCCGTAGACACTACAACTTTGCCCACGGTGTGGGCCGTTCCGGTAATCTTACGGCAGCGCAACCGAAGGCAGCCGGCTCGACGCTCATGGCAAACCTTACCAACTGTTTGGTGCTCGATCTGATACGTACGGTTGGAGTCCCGAACTGTAAGAAGGCAATCGTTATCCCGTTGGCCACTGGTATGACAGTGATGCTTAGCCTACGATCTGTACACGCTCATAGGCCGAAATCACGCTACGTGCTGTGGTCACGTGTAGATCAGCAATCGTGCTTCAAGAGTATCCTCGCGGCGGGTCTAGTGCCGATCGTTGTCGATAGTTTGATCGCCAACGGTGTCGATAGCAGCGAGCCAAAGTATGCCACCGATTTGGCCACATTTCAAGCAAAAATCGAAGAGTTTGGAGAGGAACAAATCTGTTGCATATTGTCCACTACGAGCTGCTTTGCACCACGCAACAGTGACGATATAATGGCGCTCGCAGACCTCTGTCTCCGGAACGGCATTCCACACATAGTGAACAATGCGTACGGGCTGCAAAGCTCACAACTGCTGCACCAGATTAATCAAGCAGCTCGTACCGGACGGGTCGATGTGTTCGTACAGAGTACCGACAAGAATCTGCTTGTCCCTGTCGGGGGGGCTATCGTTGCTGGATGCTTTGATAGCACCATCGTTGATGCGATCGCAGGCCTCTATCCAGGTCGTGCATCAGGATCGCAATCGTTGGATGTGCTGATGACGCTACTGACTCTCGGGATCACTGGTTACCGTCAGCTGCTTGAGCAGCGAAACACACTGTACAAGATGCTACTAGATGGAATGACTAAGATAGCCGCAAAATTCGGCGAAATATTGTTACCCTGTCGCAACTCCATTTCTATCG CTATTTCGTTGGGAACATTTACTCAAACAACAGGCTGTGGATTGGAGATGATCGGATCGATGCTTCAGAAGCGTGGCGTTTCCGGCTGTCGAGTGGTGAATCCTGGACAGAGCAAAAGCATCGAGGACTATCTTTTCCAAGGATGGGGAGCACACAGTTCTTTGTGCAGTGTACCATATCTAACGGCCAGCGCAGCGCTCGGTGTGCAGCGTTCAGAAATTGATACATTCCTGGTGAAATTACCCGAGGTGTTGCTGAAGTTCCGCAGTAAATATATGGCAAACGAttag
- the LOC125950550 gene encoding centrosomal protein of 152 kDa, whose translation MDNGPGISLFTDAGSIHLDRQLNSEQERAEEEEELRDRKRRKAQLGIELEGAFGDVTSDDDTLNSLTYQSNYTEDEDDDEPRPPAGGRQGHGNHYQQALLPPTVTSPRTAAAAAAAPATTASQDLIGGSDVRELRLLLEAKSRELESLAHTMYEKQHAHDQQLGELRKKLLLEQAEKDRAIMTSDQTRELLVKSKTQISELEDANENLRSKVSALEDRNVALVTELEQKNTMLQDSLHRYRMLEQNSTQKADRHTDALLKETEERHGAKVAMMQQQIDNLRSELEDKRQECRRFEARYAELQKSREALLIEKSETVQRLQEQLEDSQRQCGNLLAKSKGQGDFEQERSRLRSRIGVLEAEHTGMRQTIADLTNQLEKTQAELELMDSLVHSGGTPAKEHPVAAAATLNGDTIAEDGNKMPHNHLQGSDMTSYAFTHRNLIGSTPNNHQQTPGAKSGPGGASEVRLARLKNELLVCMTGQKEKRETIQQLETDLKARDRELEQLKKDESDALVQMNQYKEEAFRLSSKCRILEQELEKLVAKQGTGKGGTGTAGTPSGSSSNNPRRMSYDLRQEALEDRIFTLQQTKLEAEEQIEQLQKENESLTERVHKLSAESNSCAELRLELEKQKFLLADAQGECDRLKRLYVEVSGARDEINRELTTLRSQDSAKEIAALQEQIVSLERTLKLTELKSSELAKLLDKEKTSHEALLKQLTTAGGGGDGPGNHRYHTPTRESKNVANTCTKCIDGLAKITKLEIENIKLQSTCTGQLREVGELRAQLDDQQATITELHERLDLKAVRDQELDDLKEKAAQFHEFMRSQQQQQQQQQHQRSTSSPPHPQLVDSGTSPVRIVSRDQSVGPDELLDLEDETASEQELETKRRQQMREQEQQVREEMARAFAGQIKQIEQRFRTQFSSFESNIASLKQQLHERESELQVRNQEVEVLKCAIVTEREKVGELLKRKDADARSLFDKQQELMGKYKAELANGQRKVQFLEHELQEKRELIQSERQSMEKLMAQIATERATHREREQEMIDKCTELEAEYRKSLDLVTEKYQSAKKTALNYKKYAEDKEQHMLKEYDRIKEGYNTALLKVQNRMKEALESKERALREKMAKLEAEYDAKLARAEPKF comes from the exons ATGGACAACGGACCGGGCATATCGTTGTTCACCGATGCCGGCAGCATCCATCTGGATCGACAACTGAACAGCGAACAGGAGCGggccgaagaggaggaagaactgCGGGATCGAAAGCGACGGAAAGCACAGTTGGGCATCGAGTTGGAAGGTGCCTTCGGTGATGTCACTAGCGATGACGATACGCTTAACTCGCTGACCTACCAGTCGAACTacaccgaggacgaggatgacgacgaaccTAGACCACCGGCCGGTGGCCGTCAAGGGCACGGTAACCATTACCAGCAAGCACTCTTACCACCCACCGTAACTAGTCCTCggacagcagcggcagcagcagcagcaccggcaacgaCGGCGTCCCAAGACCTAATCGGTGGTAGTGATGTCCGGGAGTTGCGGTTGTTGCTTGAAGCCAAGTCGCGGGAATTAGAGAGTCTGGCACACACAATGTACGAAAAGCAGCACGCTCATGATCAACAGCTGGGCGAGTTGCGCAAAAAGCTTCTGCTCGAGCAAGCCGAGAAAGATCGGGCCATCATGACGAGCGATCAAACGCGCGAACTGCTGGTGAAGAGCAAAACGCAGATCTCCGAGCTAGAAGATGCAAACGAGAACCTGCGGTCGAAGGTCAGTGCGCTGGAGGATCGCAATGTGGCGCTGGTGACCGAGCTAGAGCAGAAGAACACTATGCTGCAGGACAGCTTGCATCGGTACCGAATGTTGGAGCAAAACTCGACCCAAAAAGCCGATCGCCACACGGACGCGCTGCTTAAGGAGACGGAAGAGCGCCACGGAGCGAAGGTTGctatgatgcagcagcagatcgacaACCTGCGCAGTGAGTTGGAAGACAAGCGGCAAGAGTGCCGGCGGTTCGAAGCACGCTATGCCGAGCTCCAGAAATCCCGCGAAGCACTGCTGATCGAGAAGTCCGAAACGGTTCAACGATTGCAGGAACAGCTCGAAGACTCGCAGCGTCAGTGTGGCAATCTGCTAGCCAAGTCCAAGGGGCAGGGTGATTTCGAGCAGGAACGATCGCGATTGCGCAGCCGTATTGGAGTGTTAGAAGCAGAGCACACCGGCATGCGCCAAACGATTGCTGATCTAACGAACCAGCTGGAGAAGACACAGGCTGAGCTCGAGCTAATGGACAGTTTGGTTCACAGCGGTGGTACGCCGGCGAAGGAAcatcccgttgctgctgcggccacaCTGAACGGTGATACGATTGCGGAAGATGGTAACAAAATGCCCCACAACCACCTGCAGGGTAGCGACATGACGAGCTATGCATTCACGCACCGGAATCTCATCGGTAGTACGCCGAACAATCATCAACAAACACCTGGCGCCAAATCGGGCCCGGGTGGTGCATCGGAAGTACGGTTGGCACGCCTCAAGAACGAGCTGCTCGTGTGTATGACGGGTCAGAAGGAGAAGCGAGAAACGATTCAACAACTGGAGACCGATCTGAAGGCTCGCGATCGGGAGCTGGAGCAGCTGAAGAAGGACGAAAGCGACGCGCTAGTTCAGATGAACCAGTACAAGGAGGAAGCGTTCCGGTTAAGCTCCAAGTGTCGCATATTGGAGCAGGAATTGGAGAAACTGGTAGCTAAGCAAGGCACTGGAAAGGGCGGTACCGGCACGGCGGGTACTcctagtggcagcagcagtaacaaccCACGTCGTATGAGCTACGATCTGCGCCAGGAAGCGCTCGAAGATCGCATTTTTACGCTGCAGCAGACGAAACTAGAAGCGGAGGAACAGATCGAACAGCTgcagaaggaaaacgaaagctTAACGGAGCGGGTCCACAAGCTGAGTGCTGAATCGAATTCCTGTGCCGAGCTAAGGCTCGAGCTGGAGAAGCAAAAATTTTTGCTCGCCGACGCCCAAGGTGAATGCGATCGGTTGAAACGCCTTTACGTGGAAGTGAGTGGAGCACGGGATGAAATCAACCGAGAGCTGACCACATTGCGATCACAGGATTCTGCCAAGGAGATTGCTGCGCTCCAGGAACAGATTGTTTCGCTCGAACGTACCCTTAAGCTAACCGAGCTGAAGTCGAGCGAGCTGGCCAAGTTGCTGGACAAGGAGAAAACGAGTCACGAAGCATTGCTAAAGCAGCTCACTAcagctggtggcggtggcgatggtccAGGAAACCACCGGTACCACACACCGACCAGGGAATCGAAGAACGTCGCCAACACCTGCACCAAATGCATCGATGGGTTAGCAAAGATCACGaag CTGGAGATTGAGAATATTAAGCTACAATCCACCTGCACGGGGCAGCTGCGCGAAGTCGGTGAGCTGCGTGCCCAGCTGGACGATCAGCAGGCGACGATCACCGAGTTACACGAGCGGCTTGATCTGAAGGCGGTTCGCGATCAGGAGCTGGATGATCTCAAGGAAAAGGCGGCCCAGTTTCATGAGTTCATGcgtagccagcagcagcagcagcagcagcagcaacatcaacgatcaacatcgtcaccaccacatcCACAGCTCGTGGACAGTGGCACATCCCCCGTTCGGATAGTATCTCGCGATCAAAGTGTCGGCCCGGATGAACTGCTGGATCTAGAGGACGAGACAGCAAGTGAGCAGGAACTGGAGACGAAACGAAGACAACAGATGCgcgagcaggaacagcaggtCAGGGAAGAGATGGCCCGTGCGTTTGCTGGCCAGATCAAGCAGATCGAACAACGTTTCCGCACACAGTTCTCCAGCTTCGAGAGTAACATCGCAtcgctgaagcagcagctacacGAACGAGAATCGGAGCTACAGGTGCGCAACCAGGAAGTCGAGGTACTAAAGTGTGCAATCGTGACCGAGCGCGAGAAGGTGGGGGAACTGTTAAAGCGCAAAGATGCGGACGCTCGGTCGCTCTTCGACAAACAACAGGAACTGATGGGTAAGTACAAGGCCGAACTGGCCAACGGGCAGCGGAAGGTGCAGTTTCTCGAGCATGAGCTGCAGGAAAAGCGCGAGCTGATCCAATCCGAGCGCCAATCGATGGAGAAGCTGATGGCCCAGATTGCAACAGAGCGGGCGACGCACCGGGAGCGCGAACAGGAGATGATCGACAAGTGCACCGAGCTGGAGGCCGAGTATCGCAAGAGTCTCGATCTGGTGACCGAGAAGTACCAGTCAGCAAAGAAGACGGCCCTCAATTACAAG aAATATGCCGAAGACAAGGAGCAACACATGCTGAAAGAGTACGATCGCATCAAGGAAGGATACAATACGGCACTGCTGAAAGTACAGAATCGCATGAAGGAAGCACTGGAAAGCAAAGAGCGCGCATTGCGGGAAAAGATGGCGAAGCTAGAGGCTGAGTACGATGCTAAACTGGCTCGGGCGGAACCAAAGTTCTAG